A region from the Arachis ipaensis cultivar K30076 chromosome B01, Araip1.1, whole genome shotgun sequence genome encodes:
- the LOC107635550 gene encoding uncharacterized protein LOC107635550 isoform X2, producing MNYAVAALVAPPSPVSILSLNSFAPVELENGVKPIQPDYKWRLILAYDGTHYAGWQYQQSPPTVQCTVEKALIKATKLERKDLRLVGASRTDTGVHAWGQVAHFFTPFNYKNLEEIHAALNGLLPTDIRVREISPASAEFHARFSAKSKIYHYKIYNDSIMDPFQRHFAYHSVYKLNSAVMQEAAKYFVGKHDFSAFANASHNDRVPDPVKHIFRFEGALLQVEVEGSGFLYRQVRNMVALLLQIGKEAIPPGIVPHILASRDRKELAKYSLSAPPHGLCLVSINYDESHLLPPPDSPAYSYGRHHTIRKCKVPFY from the exons ATGAACTATGCAGTAGCAGCTCTGGTTGCTCCACCATCTCCGGTTTCCATTCTTTCG TTGAATTCGTTTGCTCCTGTGGAGCTGGAAAATGGGGTGAAGCCCATTCAACCAGACTATAAATGGCGCCTTATTTTGGCTTACGATGGGACTCACTATGCAG GCTGGCAATATCAGCAATCTCCCCCAACTGTGCAATGCACTGTGGAAAAAGCTTTGATTAAAGCAACAAAGCTTGAAAGGAAGGATCTGCGATTGGTTGGTGCAAGCAGGACCGATACAGGAGTCCACGCCTGGGGTCAG GTTGCGCATTTCTTTACGCCATTTAACTACAAAAACTTGGAAGAAATTCATGCGGCTTTGAATGGTCTTCTTCCTACTGATATCCGGGTTAGAGAGATCAGCCCTGCATCAGCTGAATTCCATGCTCGATTTTCTGCCAAAAGTAAGATTTACCATTACAAGATATACAATGATAGCATCATGGATCCTTTCCAGCGGCATTTTGCTTACCATAGTGTGTATAAACTCAATAGCGCTGTCATGCAAGAAGCTGCAAAATATTTTGTTGGGAAGCATGACTTCTCTGCTTTTGCCAATGCATCCCACAATGATCGGGTGCCGGATCCTGTAAAGCACATTTTCCGATTTGAG GGAGCTCTTTTGCAGGTAGAAGTTGAAGGTTCAGGTTTCTTATATAGACAAGTTCGAAACATG GTGGCTTTGTTGCTTCAAATTGGCAAGGAAGCTATTCCTCCTGGGATTGTTCCGCATATTTTGGCAAGTAGAGATCGAAAGGAGCTTGCGAAATACTCTCTGTCAGCTCCGCCTCACGGGCTTTGTCTTGTTTCTATCAACTATGATGAAAGTCACCTGTTGCCACCACCAGACTCTCCTGCTTACAGCTATGGTAGACATCATACCATAAGAAAATGCAAGGTTCCATTCTATTAA
- the LOC107635550 gene encoding uncharacterized protein LOC107635550 isoform X1, whose translation MNYAVAALVAPPSPVSILSLNSFAPVELENGVKPIQPDYKWRLILAYDGTHYAGWQYQQSPPTVQCTVEKALIKATKLERKDLRLVGASRTDTGVHAWGQVAHFFTPFNYKNLEEIHAALNGLLPTDIRVREISPASAEFHARFSAKSKIYHYKIYNDSIMDPFQRHFAYHSVYKLNSAVMQEAAKYFVGKHDFSAFANASHNDRVPDPVKHIFRFEVKEMGALLQVEVEGSGFLYRQVRNMVALLLQIGKEAIPPGIVPHILASRDRKELAKYSLSAPPHGLCLVSINYDESHLLPPPDSPAYSYGRHHTIRKCKVPFY comes from the exons ATGAACTATGCAGTAGCAGCTCTGGTTGCTCCACCATCTCCGGTTTCCATTCTTTCG TTGAATTCGTTTGCTCCTGTGGAGCTGGAAAATGGGGTGAAGCCCATTCAACCAGACTATAAATGGCGCCTTATTTTGGCTTACGATGGGACTCACTATGCAG GCTGGCAATATCAGCAATCTCCCCCAACTGTGCAATGCACTGTGGAAAAAGCTTTGATTAAAGCAACAAAGCTTGAAAGGAAGGATCTGCGATTGGTTGGTGCAAGCAGGACCGATACAGGAGTCCACGCCTGGGGTCAG GTTGCGCATTTCTTTACGCCATTTAACTACAAAAACTTGGAAGAAATTCATGCGGCTTTGAATGGTCTTCTTCCTACTGATATCCGGGTTAGAGAGATCAGCCCTGCATCAGCTGAATTCCATGCTCGATTTTCTGCCAAAAGTAAGATTTACCATTACAAGATATACAATGATAGCATCATGGATCCTTTCCAGCGGCATTTTGCTTACCATAGTGTGTATAAACTCAATAGCGCTGTCATGCAAGAAGCTGCAAAATATTTTGTTGGGAAGCATGACTTCTCTGCTTTTGCCAATGCATCCCACAATGATCGGGTGCCGGATCCTGTAAAGCACATTTTCCGATTTGAGGTGAAAGAAATG GGAGCTCTTTTGCAGGTAGAAGTTGAAGGTTCAGGTTTCTTATATAGACAAGTTCGAAACATG GTGGCTTTGTTGCTTCAAATTGGCAAGGAAGCTATTCCTCCTGGGATTGTTCCGCATATTTTGGCAAGTAGAGATCGAAAGGAGCTTGCGAAATACTCTCTGTCAGCTCCGCCTCACGGGCTTTGTCTTGTTTCTATCAACTATGATGAAAGTCACCTGTTGCCACCACCAGACTCTCCTGCTTACAGCTATGGTAGACATCATACCATAAGAAAATGCAAGGTTCCATTCTATTAA